Genomic DNA from Vespula vulgaris chromosome 5, iyVesVulg1.1, whole genome shotgun sequence:
acacatatctaCTTACATGCTCTGTATCGAAAGTACATAAGTACCtaaattgaaatttctaattagaaaataatatcttctCCTGACTCTCGGCACGAATCGTTATAAGGAGGCCGAAGAAAGCTCCCATCGAGTCCACCTATCTATTTCGAGACTAAATTTACAAGTGAGAGAAACTCTCGACTGTATCGACGCCCACGGTCATTTCGTTTTCCGAACGATCAACGGTGAAAGAGACCGAGAAATTGGCAGGACTAGCATCGTTTTGCGCTAAAGCAGCTTTCGACGAGTGGTCCGAGCCCCGAGTACCACGCTAAACCTGTAATTAGAACACCTCGAGTGTAATTCTAATTAGGGGTTCTCTCTTAGTCATAAATCTTCGGCCATTATGAGGGTCATGTTTGGTTGAACCCTAAAAAGAATCGGTCTTTTGGATCATTTAGCAAATCAAATCGTTGGTCGAGATATAGGatcgagaatttttttcttaacctcGACCTTAACCATCGGTAAAGATTgatctgtttttgttttcattctgTTCATTAAAAATCGTTTCATATCAGTGATATCAAaagacataaataaaaattatttaataatcgtctaataatttaaaagaatcttAATACTGACAAGAAAATGTAGGATAAATCGTACGGCATATAAGAACATAACGAATCCAGTACATACGCATACGCTTACAGacacatttcattttatatcattgcttatcattttctaatttgCATGCTTCCAGTGAATTACGTCACCataattttcttcctattATTATTCATCTCTATTATCTTCCAATTCCATACGTAGATATCgattagatagaaaataatgaggCCCATTCGCTCGCACTGTAACAGGAGCTAATCAGACTAGGATAATCCATCAAAAGTgtcgattaattatattgtattgcGAAGCCCGAGGTGtgttttatacaaaataaaacgatgTAAAAGACTTTATAATATAGATTGAGAGGACTTGAagtcgttgaaaaaaaaataaataataaataaataaataaataaaaaggaaacttacttaaaaaattgtatcgattattcgtaaaagaaaaatagtactCTTAAGAAGTAATACCGGTATCCTTTctttcatccctctctctctctctctctgtctcatcGACGTTGCAACGCTGCTAATACATGGCAGATACCATCGCATCTGTCGTTGGATATTTCCACGTCGTGGATGCCGCTAGTAGCAGTGTGCATCAGTCAAACGTGTCATTATCTTGTAAATCATTAGCGATTGTCCGAGCCGTGAATCGCCGTTGCGATGTAGCCTACTcgtataataatcaatttatgCTTTACATCGAAAGCAAgaaaatcgattatcgatcgatctacgTGACATCAAACGAAACCACGACTGTGCATTTATCTCTTAAGAGCTATCAATAGATCGTCAACGTAAATCcacattttttaatgttaatttgcagagatagggaaaaagaaaggaaaagagagagaaagacagaagaagaagaaaaagagtgaagaaaagggaagaaaaaacaaaataaacgataaaacacATCGTCATTTCTCGTATATTAGCGTCGAAATAGGCAAACCTTGGCCAACAACAACTACAACGTCTTACCGTAAATCAAAGGACGTCCGTAGGCGTAAACATTCGAAGTTTGTGGAAACGAGAGCGTGCACGTTCACTCTAgcacctcctctttctctcatggGGTCGGTCAAAGCAGCCGAGAGAGGATCGGCTCATTTGTTGCGTATTAGCGTAGGATAACGAGCTTTTAAAGTCTACCGCCTTTAACGCCGTGGTAGCCTTCGTCTCTTCGAATTCATGGAAAATGAACGAGGGAAAAGGACGATATTTCATGCCAACAACgttcattctcttttatctctctctctctctctctctctctctctctctctctctctctctctctgtctatttctttcgctttttttccttcttcttcttttacgatcGGATGGGTTAACAACGACGAATGAACAGCGGCTTGCCTATCGTTTAACGACGGGTTAACGACGCGAAAATcgataatcatattttttttccctcctttatttaaaacaaattctATAATTCAATATCATTTTCCGCGAAATTCTCTTTACTGATAGAAGAAGATGTAACGTTGCGTTATAGTAATGTTAGTAATAGTGTCTAAGTGATAAGACAAACAGATATCGCGAGCGTTAAGTTCGAAATGGAGTACTGAAATAGTAACTTTTAATGAGATTCGTaaacaaagatattttttccatATGAGATCACGGTAGGTGACAGAAATACGTAAGTAGTTACCTATGTACGTAGTAAAACAGATCTTTCATTCTCTATTGAAATAGGAATCACTAATTCCGTAAGCGTCGATGCTATCGAGCGGTTAAACCAATCACGTCGTTCGAATACTCATTATGTCTCATTATATCGTTTACCTGTATCTAAGTAAATGcatctacgtatatacgaaCCGAGTTTATAAAACGAGAAAGGTACAAGGAATCGGCTAAGTATGTTCGTACGTGCGAGTCAAATTCGAGAAAAGTAATAGGCAGTAGTTGTTTTTAGAAGTTGGATACTATTGACCTGTCGTCGATCTCCAGCAGTGACGATACTACCGGATAGACTCGTAAGGCGCCACTTCATGCTCGTAAACCAGTCAAAATGTCGACGCTTTTCGACCCTCGTTGCGTTTAAAATCTGTTAGCAAGAACAAGAGATTGCGGGCTCCTTTAAATCCGTTCTGGTAGCTCGTAAAATTTGTCACAAGTTATTGGGTTCGTCGGGACCAAAGGGAAATCGGTAACAAATCTGTCAAAATAGGTACACGTAGAAAACGATCTTCGATTATCGTAAGGAAAGGGCGAGCTTAGtacaataagaataagatCGGTAAAAAGACAAATCGATATAGATAAGACTTGGGTCCAAGTGAAAAAGTCGTACGttaagagaaaaggatgaatTCCCAtagcgaaaaaaagaaagaggaaaaaaataagaagagagaaacgtgcCACGCGATCGGCTCTTTCTTCTCgcatttcttgtttctttcctttttcttgtatcgatcgaatttgacTCCACGAGAGCCCCCagcgaagaagaacgaagaagaaagaggagagagaggcgTGTCCGGTCTCGCGGCTTCTACAAAGAGATGCCCACTTCCCCGTGGATCCCTTCCACTCCTCAGGGATCCCCTTCCACGTGGGTCCCAGAAGCAcgctctctccctcccttccatTAAGTCCCAAGAAAAGCAGCCGGCATGGTCCAGGCCACGAGATCGCCAGGTAAAGCCAGTTTACGCAACGCTTCCGTACGTGAAGCATCCTGTACGGGACACGAGGAGATCGTGAAACTTGTCTTATCAATCGCGGAAAGTATTAAAGTTTGAAAGAATATCATGACATACGATTGAACGATaagcaaatataaaaaataaaaacaaataaaacagaTCAGTTCGGAGACAGGAAATAGCAAGGACAGACGTCATTACATTTTCGATATGATCCAAATGTGAAATTCACTTTTTCCTTCGTATCACGTAGAAAGACGATACATATACGATCCCGTGGCTAGGATGACCGCCTACGCGAACTTCCAGCAATACGATCTGATGGACTCCGAGGGTTATGGATCAGCGAGTAGTCCTGAATCGAACCCGCGAGTCTCTTGGCCTCATCAGGAGGTCTATCCTCAGCCACCAAGATCAAGAGGCAGTAGCTGTGGTAGCGTTAGCTCGTTGGACAGTCACAATCATCAAGAATATCAAGAGATCGGTGCTTTGAATGGTGCTTTTCACGTTACCACTACGGCAACTTTTAATTTCGCTGAGTTTTACGAAGGTTATTACAAGGAAGGTTACAGAAACGATCATCAGACGCAAACGATGATAGGAAATCCAAAGGAACGTACGAAGATCGTGTTCAGAACGAACGATCATCAACGTCTCGAAGAAATCTATCAGACTCCTTTGAACAGTACAACGACATTTACCAACGAAACGTTCCCGAGCAAACAGGAATCCGGTTACGCGCCAAAAATGGAGCACCATCCCACGAGCGTTGTCTTCGGAAACGACAGGTGCGAGTTCTCGCAGAAGCAGGATACTTTTTTTGTTGCGAAGGCCTATGCCATTGCGAAAAGTAACGGTCTTACGCACTCCGGAAGTAACGACAGTGGACCAGACGTTGGTGCTTACGGTCAAAGGCCAGACGTGCTTTACTTTGGTAGCACCTGTACCATGCAGAGAAAGGACGGTTGTGCTCCGAGCAATCAGACGATCGAAAACGATCAGGTCAGGTATCATCATCAAAGGAACGAATCTTTTCGTACAACGGACTACGTCGAACACAAGGACAAGGAATCCGTGCAAAAGATGAAGAATGGTACTGCACCGGGTGTCGAAGTGCTTAGGAGAAGAAGATTGGCAGCTAACGccagagagagaaggagaatgaaCAGTTTAAATGATGCCTTTGATAGGTTACGTGACGTCGTACCTAGTTTGGGTAACGACAGAAAACTCAGCAAGTTCGAAACATTGCAAATGGCACAGACTTACATCGCTGCGCTCTATGAACTTTTACAAAGAGAATGAACTCTAAtgtttcttcctcccttttttctctcttttcttttttttttttttgtttctttcgttagacttttaatttaacaattgTCATCTCGCGATTTTCACGATAAAGTACACGCGATAGGGCTAATCGATTTCtgtgtatatagatagatatacatatgtatatgtataaacggaaatatatatatatatgaacaagagagagagagaaagagagagggaatatCGATTCGAATTCCTTGTACAGCCGGTGAGTTTAATCAAGAGCAATAATTACAGCAGTTTCGTGCCGCGCGATATTTCATCGCTAATGTTTCTCCCTCGTGCCACATTGCCGCGAGATTCCACGTGACTTTTTCCTTcgcgatctctttctcttttttttcactctctcttctctctctctctctctctctctctctctctctctctctctttctctttctctttctctttctctctctttctctcgtagatAGTATCGGTAgcgaggagagaaagagagaaaaatgcaGAAAATATCGTACGTCGAGTCCGGATGCTCGTAGCCGATAAGGAAGAATGTAAAATGTGATTCTTCGCCAATTCGATACTTTCCTGTAAGAGAAACAAACCCTTGGTGGACCACGAGCTTCTCTCGATTGTAAATAAATCTCACTGGTGATCGCGTCTCGAATTATTACGTGCGTAGGCGAgtttctgtctatctatctatctgtagatagataagtacataaatatatccgATTAGTCGcttcttaaattattaaatctgAAACTTTGCCATCGACGATGACGACTTTCTCTAACGAGGAAATTTCGCAAACTAAATATCATCGATTCGAATGAAACTTCGTGGGATTATAAAGGGAAATAACAAAAACGTGagtaataatgtaattaaagaGAATGAAATTGGCTGTTAAAGTAAGAAACAGGTGATATCGCATGGTTCTTACGTCTAAGTCATCAATGACTTGGCGAATAACGATTCCTTTTTATAACTTGATTAGTCAAATTGTTTACTTTCTAAATTCTTAACGCGTAAgctacatttttcttctttttcttttttcatatatcagTCTCGTAATACTTACTATAATTGTactgaaaatatgaaatgattCGTTTCTTATTGGAACAGTTAATTTCGATCTCACGAACCCTTCATTCGTATCAATGATTTCGAGATTTCCCAACGAAGATCATCATCGAATTTTATCAACGACGAGATGAAGCATCAGGAGCAAGGTCGTGATTCCTTCTCGTTCGAGAAGAAAGCTCGATTCACGAGGCGATTCTAAGACGAGAAGAGGACTGGCTCCCTCTCGCAATTAGGGATATGCAAAAATCGCGGGACAAATGGCAGCGACGGGCCACCTCCACTTAGCAGTCAATCacaattaaatacaattttgcGCGGGCCGCCGGGGCCCGGTAATGGTGCAAAAAGAGAGCAAATTGAAATCTCCTAGCTGACAGAATGATAGATGGTAGTAGTGGCTGgacgggagagaaagagagtgaacgaaagagagaaggagagaaagagaaagagataaagagaagaccTTCCAAGCTTTTTCTTTGCGAGCTGTGAGAAAgctcctcttcttcgttcaaACGACGAGTGTAGTCACGAAGTCGagcgaaaatataatataagaagaaactGCGAAGGGTTGCGCCGATAATCGTCAAGAACTTCTCGAcgattctatttctctctttctctgtaacgTTCCTCTTATCCGAATATCTcacctatttttttttcttcttcgtctctttccctttttttttctttttccaaaataaCTACGTTGGCCTGTTAATTACGGTTTAATTAAGGCTCGACTGATGACTCGACTCTTCATCGAAACGAGCTATCGTCGACGATTCTATTCTATACGAGCGAGGATTAAATAAATCTTCGGGCTAAGGTGACAGAGAGACAAAAGATagggatagaaagagggagagacgaTCTACGAACTCAACGACGGCATTCATTAATTTCGTCTCGAGAAAAGCGAGAAAAATTCGGATCAACGTCTTTGTCCGCTACGTAAGGCAAATTTATTTCGCATCTCTCTTGGCTTCCGCAATTAAGGGAGATAGGATAGTAGTTTCTAACGTCGTCTTTTCTattatcgtcgatcgtttcttcGGAGAAAACTGTTAACGGAAAAAGGAGGACGGGTGATTATCCAATGAGTTTATTTCAGATGTATCAACGTtgtaaaagatagataaatatatatagatagacagaaaaatggacagacagacagacaaaaagACAGAcggagtaaaaaaaaacagatagaggtagagtaataataagatagagagaaagaaaaaagaaagaaagagagggagagaaagaaaaagagaggaaacaaAACAGCCTGAAAccggaaaagagagaaagagaaaagaaagaaacgttacATTAATAGTGGTCCAGAGCGTACGATTCCAGCAtcccattttctctctttctctctctctctctctctctttcttttacaacgAAGGAATAAAACGCAGGATGCGTAGCACGAACGCAGCTAATCGGTCGACGCGAACGTCTTCATTTGCTGCGCGTCGTGCCATCAACGGCGTATATTCGCTCACGTATCCCGGCTATTCGCACAATTTCTCTTCGACGGCTCGACGAAATCGCGCGCGAAACAGAGGCAACGGCCTCTTCTTCGACTCGCGCGCACGCCATTACGGAAGACAGAGAGTAATACGCGCGACGAATCACTCCGGTATAGTACATCAGCGATAGCACCGTTTTTCCTTCGGGCGAAGACTACACTTTGTACTTGGGAAAAGCTTCTAAAGTCGATTCAAAAGCGCTTCTTTCGATACCTGACGTTAGCCAACTTGATTCAatcaatttgtaaatatatgtatatgtatgtacatggtATATATAGGGTGAATTAcgtactattatattttattattcgacatTTCAAtcttaataacgaaaaaaaaagaacaaaacgccaccaaaaattgattttaaatcaCTAAaatacgttaaaaatatatgtgtatgtatgtacctatgtgCATTTAATGTAACATAAGAAACATACGTGACTCACCCTGTATAAGGGTGTATAACATAATTTAGAAATagcaaataattttctctgttattattattattattattattattactattattattattaccattattattatgatcattattattattttttactttttctacgATCGTACTTTAGAcgaagttttttttcttatttaatcgATCTCCCTCCCCCCCatcttctcttcattttctgtTCTCCATAAcaatagtttttattattattattattattattattattattattattattattattattgttattaaaacgATGAAACAAATTCCCACCAATAAATGTTCCTCGATCAAGACCAAATGTATTTAAGGAAGTGCAATGCgaataaatgagagagagagagagagagaaagagaaagaaaaaaaaactaaatacGAATTTCCAAGGATGATTGTGCGTGCACCCTTAACTCCCCCTTCCTCCTCGCTCCTCAccacttttttctccttcctcttcctttcgtaGAATCGCGTGCAGCGAGAAGGAGAATTATGCAGATTTCGTGTTGCGTTCGAAGTGGATCATCgacggagaagaaaaaaaaaaaagaaaaacatccgatatattatagtatagttacgtataatattttcgaaggtAAGGGAATTATCACAAAATCGATCCATTGATTCGATCGATAGTTGACGATCTACGAaactttcgatcgaaatagaTCATCGTTCATCGAGAAATCGGAACCCTTCAACGAACGAATGCATAGTGATGCATCTCGTGCTGGACCGAATTGGACTCCTCGctacgaagagagagatagagatagagagagagagagagagagagagagagagagagagagagagagaaagagaacttaAACTATTCCTTCAGGCCATCGTCTTCTTCTACGAATTCTTCTATATAACTACCATGTAAACTACGCATCGGCTAACCTTTTCTAGGACAGCTAAAAGTagatatctttctatctcttatcttttacaatacttctttttatccgtttttttttttttaaatattttctgctGCAAAATACAAAACCAAAGGACAATTAgcaattatctatttaataaatttctgttAATAATGAAAGgcatatatattctaaaaatatattcacttTAAACGATTACtttaaataacgaaaatcaataaaatgttcatatatttatatatatatgtgtaatatttatttatttatatatataatataatattcatgtgtatgtatgtatatatgtatatacacatacacattgtATGTAATAAAACTCAAACTCGAAGATACGATCAGCTGGACCATAGAAACGAGCAAGCATTGAAACGTGAAAGCTGTAGTCGAAGAACATACTGTATTATTAACCATGCGTTTCGACGATAAGCCGGTTAACGCGTTAACAATGGCGGCTAGCGGAG
This window encodes:
- the LOC127064255 gene encoding uncharacterized protein LOC127064255 isoform X1, encoding MVQATRSPERRYIYDPVARMTAYANFQQYDLMDSEGYGSASSPESNPRVSWPHQEVYPQPPRSRGSSCGSVSSLDSHNHQEYQEIGALNGAFHVTTTATFNFAEFYEGYYKEGYRNDHQTQTMIGNPKERTKIVFRTNDHQRLEEIYQTPLNSTTTFTNETFPSKQESGYAPKMEHHPTSVVFGNDRCEFSQKQDTFFVAKAYAIAKSNGLTHSGSNDSGPDVGAYGQRPDVLYFGSTCTMQRKDGCAPSNQTIENDQVRYHHQRNESFRTTDYVEHKDKESVQKMKNGTAPGVEVLRRRRLAANARERRRMNSLNDAFDRLRDVVPSLGNDRKLSKFETLQMAQTYIAALYELLQRE
- the LOC127064255 gene encoding uncharacterized protein LOC127064255 isoform X2 produces the protein MTAYANFQQYDLMDSEGYGSASSPESNPRVSWPHQEVYPQPPRSRGSSCGSVSSLDSHNHQEYQEIGALNGAFHVTTTATFNFAEFYEGYYKEGYRNDHQTQTMIGNPKERTKIVFRTNDHQRLEEIYQTPLNSTTTFTNETFPSKQESGYAPKMEHHPTSVVFGNDRCEFSQKQDTFFVAKAYAIAKSNGLTHSGSNDSGPDVGAYGQRPDVLYFGSTCTMQRKDGCAPSNQTIENDQVRYHHQRNESFRTTDYVEHKDKESVQKMKNGTAPGVEVLRRRRLAANARERRRMNSLNDAFDRLRDVVPSLGNDRKLSKFETLQMAQTYIAALYELLQRE